A genomic window from Lotus japonicus ecotype B-129 chromosome 1, LjGifu_v1.2 includes:
- the LOC130744900 gene encoding uncharacterized mitochondrial protein AtMg00310-like: protein MRKFLWGGTDQSSKIAWVKWDSVCRPHEEGGLGVKDWDAFNLVLLGKWRWKFLRRDNDLCSKIIWACYGNREKGGGLNSLNKDSIWWRDLFKVCYNPCSNECWFDTGLKQTIGCGNTVHFWKEKWCGNELLKTSFSKLFHLSIQKK, encoded by the coding sequence ATGAGGAAGTTCTTATGGGGTGGAACCGATCAAAGTTCAAAGATTGCTTGGGTAAAATGGGATTCGGTTTGTAGACCACACGAGGAGGGTGGTTTAGGGGTCAAGGATTGGGACGCTTTCAATTTAGTACTTTTGGGAAAATGGAGATGGAAGTTCTTGAGGAGAGACAATGATCTTTGCAGCAAAATCATTTGGGCGTGCTATGGAAATAGAGAAAAGGGAGGAGGACTGAATTCTTTGAACAAGGACTCAATTTGGTGGCGTGATTTGTTCAAAGTATGCTATAATCCTTGTTCAAACGAGTGCTGGTTTGATACAGGTTTGAAGCAAACAATTGGTTGTGGAAACACTGTGCATTTTTGGAAAGAGAAGTGGTGTGGGAATGAACTCTTGAAAACTAGCTTCAGCAAACTCTTTCACCTTTCTATTCAGAAAAAATAG
- the LOC130744910 gene encoding uncharacterized protein LOC130744910, with product MKMLSFNVRGVASRVKWRRIREIVVEEQVDMILIQETKLQEVSTRLCYALWGDGNFDWKAKPAINRAGGLLCIWRKDTFKLHDCLMGNGFIGLLGSWGEHEVDCVIVNVYSSCILEEKRTLWAQLVEWKRRSAVLAWCVAGDFNAIRPVDERRGVAEMSNHILNEIAEFNSFIDNLEVMDIPIHGRKYTWFKPNGQSMSRLDRFLVSQGWASTWPHCFQVVLDRDISDHCPLLLRLVAQNWGPKPFRVLNCWFQHHSFKKFVEDSWTKLQVQGRGIFIFKEKLKMLKADLKKWNVKVFGDVNASRRGLVKRLGELDALA from the coding sequence ATGAAGATGCTCAGCTTCAATGTGAGAGGGGTGGCCAGTCGGGTCAAATGGCGGCGTATCCGCGAGATTGTTGTGGAGGAGCAAGTGGACATGATTCTCATTCAGGAGACAAAATTGCAAGAGGTTAGTACTCGACTTTGTTATGCTCTTTGGGGGGATGGTAATTTTGATTGGAAAGCAAAACCGGCTATCAATAGAGCTGGAGGTTTACTTTGCATTTGGCGCAAAGACACTTTTAAATTACATGATTGTCTGATGGGCAATGGTTTTATTGGACTCTTGGGATCATGGGGAGAACATGAGGTAGATTGTGTAATAGTAAATGTTTACTCATCATGTATTCTGGAGGAGAAACGCACACTTTGGGCCCAGTTAGTAGAGTGGAAAAGGAGATCAGCAGTGCTGGCGTGGTGTGTTGCAGGAGATTTTAATGCAATCAGACCAGTGGATGAAAGGAGAGGGGTGGCAGAGATGTCTAATCATATTCTGAATGAGATAGCGGAGTTTAATTCTTTCATTGATAACTTGGAGGTCATGGATATTCCAATTCATGGTAGAAAATACACTTGGTTTAAACCGAACGGACAATCTATGAGTCGCTTGGACAGGTTTCTAGTTTCCCAAGGATGGGCTAGCACTTGGCCACACTGTTTTCAAGTTGTTTTGGATAGAGATATTTCTGATCATTGCCCGCTTTTGTTGAGATTAGTGGCGCAGAATTGGGGACCGAAGCCTTTTAGGGTCTTGAATTGTTGGTTCCAACACCATTCCTTCAAGAAGTTTGTGGAGGACTCATGGACAAAGCTACAAGTACAAGGGAGAGGGATCTTCATCTTTAAGGAGAAGCTGAAAATGTTAAAAGCTGATCTGAAAAAGTGGAATGTTAAGGTGTTTGGGGATGTTAACGCCTCGAGAAGGGGGCTAGTGAAGAGATTAGGAGAATTGGATGCCTTGGCATAA
- the LOC130746733 gene encoding F-box/kelch-repeat protein At3g23880-like isoform X2, whose protein sequence is MNPSQPHESLSAAESSNVENKKEKKNLTLPTELIDEILLRLPVRSLLRFRRVCKSWFSLISDPQFAKSHFDLNAAPTDRLLLGFLDKDRERVESFDLASSLHDRSTLKALYVPPPSDFSIPCRHNPLFFFGSCRGFLLLAYESTGDIIVWNPTTGFHKEIPDRGLMFIYLCGFGYVNVHYMEYGHDSRRGVFMNGSLHWLVIYKDTKLPVVIAFDLGEKSLSEIHLSSELAAELTRKVYYLRVLGGCLSLCYAGASGETAEIWVMKEYKVQSSWTKAFVITNSCDVPCKHFYPICFNEGSGVVGTNGRGRLMKFNAKGKLLEHLKYGRKYKQTQMYFEMYREMLFFPGEDRFHCVTEDEGSEDAEEETIEDEKATGGEEARATEDEYATEDEYYSEEEYSTGDEYATEDEEEEATEDDDGIEEDETTDDEEEN, encoded by the exons ATGAACCCCTCTCAGCCTCACGAGTCTCTATCTGCTGCTGAATCAAGCAACGTGGAGaacaagaaggagaagaagaacctCACTCTACCTACCGAGTTGATCGATGAAATTCTGCTTCGGTTACCGGTGAGATCTCTACTGCGCTTTAGAAGGGTTTGTAAGTCATGGTTCTCTCTCATTTCCGATCCCCAGTTTGCAAAATCCCATTTCGACTTAAATGCTGCACCCACTGATCGTCTTCTTCTTGGATTTCTTGATAAGGATAGAGAGAGAGTTGAATCCTTTGATCTAGCTTCATCACTTCACGACCGTTCCACTCTCAAAGCCCTCTATGTCCCACCTCCATCGGATTTCTCGATTCCTTGTAGACACAACCCTTTGTTTTTCTTCGGTTCTTGCAGGGGTTTTCTGCTTTTAGCCTATGAGAGTACTGGTGATATCATTGTGTGGAATCCAACAACCGGTTTCCATAAAGAAATTCCAGACCGTGGGTTAATGTTTATCTATCTATGTGGTTTTGG GTATGTTAATGTTCATTATATGGAGTATGGACATGATTCTAGACGTGGGGTGTTTATGAATGGCTCTCTTCATTGGCTGGTCATTTATAAGGATACAAAGCTTCCTGTAGTTATTGCCTTTGATCTGGGGGAAAAGAGTTTATCGGAGATTCATTTGTCATCTGAATTAGCAGCGGAGTTGACACGGAAAGTGTATTATTTGAGGGTACTGGGAGGATGTCTCAGTCTGTGTTACGCAGGTGCCAGTGGTGAGACGGCTGAGATATGGGTCATGAAAGAATATAAAGTGCAATCTTCTTGGACCAAGGCTTTTGTTATCACTAATTCTTGTGACGTTCCTTGCAAACACTTTTATCCAATATGCTTCAATGAAGGTAGTGGAGTTGTTGGAACAAATGGCAGAGGAAGATTGATGAAATTTAATGCCAAGGGAAAACTGCTTGAGCATCTCAAATATGGTCGGAAGTACAAACAGACTCAAATGTATTTTGAAATGTATAGAGAGATGCTGTTTTTCCCTGGTGAGGATCGATTCCATTGTGTAACTGAAGATGAGGGGAGTGAAGATGCGGAAGAGGAAACAATTGAAGATGAGAAAGCAACTGGAGGTGAGGAAGCGAGAGCAACTGAAGATGAGTATGCAACTGAAGATGAGTATTACTCTGAAGAGGAGTATTCAACTGGAGATGAGTATGCaactgaagatgaggaagaggaagcaactgaagatgatgatggaatTGAAGAAGACGAAACAACTGACGACGAGGAAGAGAACTAA
- the LOC130744893 gene encoding F-box/kelch-repeat protein At3g23880-like codes for MRSKKTKNPSLLDMENENEKNLSLPTELIIEILLRLPVRSLLRFRRVCTSWSSLISDPQFAESHFDLNAAPTDRLLLRFINENRARVQSFDLASSLRDRSAVKTLNFPSPSMSCDHNPIHFLGSCRGFMLLAYERTSDFIVWNPTTGFDKQIQHFESDFMSASLHGFGYDKSTDDYFVVLIRLLIRANQAEIQAFSLKSESWHVTKSVNSQYVDHGDDFSSGVFLNDSLHWLVAPTARDTNAYVVAAFDLVEKSLSEIEIPLSPNLAAFVTGKVYHLRVLGECLSVCSSGGHTYGRADIWVMKKYKVQASWTKTFVISSCHIPCRHFYPVCFVEGGGVVGTNGRGTLMKFSSKGELLEHHKYDREYKKVLKYFEMYRESLLLFPGEQRPILCATSLPGDFKEATEEDEEKAFEDEEAIEDEYASGDEEDDATDDSNASEGGYPTEDEEDATEDEEEGETENDDDDDDDDGDDNEDEDEDDLL; via the coding sequence ATGCGAAGtaagaaaacaaaaaacccTTCTCTTCTCGACATGGAGAACGAGAACGAGAAGAACCTCAGTCTACCTACCGAGTTGATCATTGAAATTCTGCTTCGGCTACCGGTGAGATCTTTACTGCGCTTTAGAAGGGTTTGTACGTCATGGTCCTCCCTCATTTCTGATCCCCAATTCGCAGAATCCCATTTTGACTTGAATGCTGCACCCACTGATCGTCTTCTTCTTCGATTTATCAATGAGAATAGGGCTAGAGTTCAATCCTTTGATCTAGCTTCATCACTTCGCGACCGTTCTGCTGTCAAAACCCTCAATTTCCCCTCTCCATCCATGTCGTGTGATCACAACCCTATACATTTCTTAGGTTCTTGCAGGGGGTTTATGCTTTTAGCCTATGAAcgtacttctgatttcattgtgTGGAATCCAACAACAGGTTTCGATAAACAAATTCAACATTTTGAAAGTGACTTCATGTCTGCCTCTCTACATGGTTTTGGGTATGACAAATCAACAGATGATTATTTTGTTGTTCTTATAAGACTACTGATTAGAGCTAACCAAGCTGAAATTCAGGCTTTTTCTTTGAAATCCGAATCATGGCATGTCACTAAGTCTGTTAATAGTCAATATGTGGATCATGGTGATGATTTCAGCTCCGGGGTATTCTTGAATGATTCTCTTCATTGGCTGGTTGCTCCTACCGCTAGGGATACAAATGCTTATGTAGTTGCTGCCTTTGATTTGGTAGAAAAGAGTTTATCAGAGATTGAGATTCCTCTTTCACCTAATTTAGCAGCATTTGTGACAGGGAAAGTGTATCATTTGAGGGTTTTGGGAGAATGCCTCAGTGTGTGTTCCTCGGGTGGACATACGTATGGTAGGGCTGATATATGGGTcatgaaaaaatataaagtgCAGGCTTCTTGGACCAAAACTTTTGTCATATCTTCTTGTCACATTCCTTGCAGACACTTTTATCCAGTATGTTTCGTTGAAGGTGGGGGAGTTGTTGGAACTAATGGTCGTGGAACATTGATGAAATTTAGTTCCAAGGGAGAACTGCTTGAGCATCACAAATATGATCGGGAGTACAAAAAggttttaaaatattttgagATGTATAGAGAGAGTCTGCTGTTATTCCCTGGTGAACAACGACCCATCCTTTGTGCAACATCACTCCCTGGTGACTTTAAGGAAGCAACTGAAGAGGATGAAGAGAAAGcatttgaagatgaagaagcaatTGAAGATGAGTATGCAAGTGgagatgaggaagatgatgcaACGGATGATTCAAATGCATCTGAAGGTGGGTATCCaactgaagatgaggaagatgcaactgaagatgaggaagagggagaaactgaaaatgatgatgatgatgatgacgatgatggtgatgataatgaggatgaagatgaagatgaccTACTGTAA
- the LOC130744918 gene encoding F-box/kelch-repeat protein At3g23880-like, whose product MEKEKEKKNLTLPHELIFEILIRLPVRSLLCLTRVCKSWLSLISDPQFAKSHFDLNVAPTHRLLLRFLNEDQVESFDLGSSLDDRSAVLTLNAPPPSMSCDRHNPLYFLGSCRGFMLLVYETTSDVIVWNPTTKFHQRIPKLDHEFMFCNLCGFGYDSASDDYFVVVITLFHQFRNGTKIYTFSMKTKSWCDTKYVNNVHYMRYRHGFRRAEPGVCLNNSLHWLVTSIDTKLSVVIAFDLGEKCLSDIPLTSELAVELTPEEELTPKGYSLRVLGGCLSLCYSSEGVWREQAEIWVMKEYKVQSSWTKVFVMYFCDMDIRVRHFYPLCFIEGGRVVGSNNNGMLMKFDAEVELLEHLKYDREYYKIVVKYFEMYRESLLFFPGEQRLLCVTEDHEESEDVEEKATQDDEEATEEEKTTGDEEAK is encoded by the coding sequence ATGgagaaagagaaggagaagaagaacctCACTCTACCACACGAGTTGATCTTTGAAATTCTGATTCGGCTTCCGGTGAGATCTTTACTATGCCTTACAAGGGTTTGCAAATCATGGCTATCTCTCATTTCCGATCCCCAATTCGCTAAATCTCATTTTGACCTAAATGTTGCACCCACTCACCGTCTACTTCTTCGATTCCTCAATGAGGATCAAGTTGAATCGTTTGACCTAGGATCGTCACTTGACGACCGTTCTGCTGTCTTAACCCTCAATGCCCCGCCTCCATCCATGTCTTGTGATCGTCACAATCCTTTATATTTCTTGGGTTCTTGTAGGGGGTTTATGCTTTTAGTCTATGAAACAACAAGTGATGTCATTGTGTGGAATCCAACAACCAAATTCCATCAACGAATTCCCAAATTAGACCATGAGTTCATGTTTTGCAATCTATGTGGTTTTGGGTACGACAGTGCATCCGATGACTACTTTGTGGTTGTTATAACATTGTTTCATCAATTTCGAAATGGAACTAAGATTTATACTTTTTCTATGAAAACCAAATCATGGTGTGACACTAAGTATGTTAATAACGTTCATTATATGCGTTATCGACATGGTTTCCGCAGAGCTGAACCCGGTGTGTGTTTGAATAACTCTCTTCATTGGCTGGTCACTTCTATAGATACAAAGCTTTCTGTTGTAATTGCCTTTGATTTGGGAGAAAAGTGTTTATCCGATATTCCTTTGACATCTGAATTAGCGGTGGAGTTGACGCCGGAGGAAGAGTTGACACCGAAAGGGTATTCTTTGAGGGTGCTCGGAGGATGTCTCAGTCTATGTTACTCAAGTGAAGGTGTTTGGCGTGAACAGGCTGAGATATGGGTCATGAAAGAATATAAAGTACAATCTTCATGGACCAAAGTTTTTGTTATGTATTTTTGTGACATGGACATTCGTGTTAGGCACTTTTATCCGTTATGCTTCATTGAAGGTGGTAGAGTTGTTGGATCAAATAACAATGGAATGTTGATGAAGTTTGATGCTGAGGTAGAACTGCTTGAGCATCTCAAATATGATCGGGAGTACTATAAAATAGTTGTTAAATACTTTGAAATGTATAGAGAGAGCCTGCTATTTTTCCCTGGTGAGCAACGACTCCTTTGTGTAACTGAAGATCATGAGGAAAGTGAAGATGTGGAAGAGAAAGCAACCCAAGATGATGAGGAAGCAACTGAAGAAGAGAAAACAACTGGCGACGAGGAAGCCAAGTGA
- the LOC130746723 gene encoding F-box/kelch-repeat protein At3g23880-like — protein sequence MENEKEKSLTTLPLPSLSATDRSDMENQNEKNPSLPHESLSAAEPSNVAKENENEKNLTLPTELIFEILLRLPVKSLLPLKRVCKSWSSIISDPQFAKSHFDLNAAPTDRLILRFLDEDGNRVESFDLASSLDDRVTVKTHHVPSPSMWCNHNPLHYLGSCRGFMLLAYEHTGDVIVWNPTTGFDKQVPDIDLGFMFSYLCGFGYESSTDDYFIVVITLYRSFLPETQMRCFSLKSDSWCDTRYVNVHYMDYGHDSKHGVFLNDSLHWLVIYKDSKLPVVIAFDLGKKSLLEILLPPELAMKLTRKVYYLRVLGGCLSLCYSGGRGWHERAEIWVMKEKVQSSWTKAFVMTNSCDVPCNHFYPLCFNERGRVVGTNGRGRLIKFNAKGIVLEHLKYNREYKHVQKYFEMYRESLLFFPGEERFYCVTEDEGSEDAEKKTIEDEEATVGEEAKATEDEYASEDEYATEDEYDSEEEYSTDEEYSTGDEYATEDEEEEATDDEDGIEEDETTDDEEEN from the coding sequence ATGGAGAACGAGAAAGAGAAGAGCCTCACCACTCTACCTCTTCCCTCTCTCTCTGCCACTGATCGCAGCGACATGGAGAACCAGAACGAGAAGAACCCCTCTCTGCCTCACGAGTCTCTATCTGCTGCTGAACCAAGCAACGTGGCGAAGGAGAACGAGAACGAGAAGAACCTCACTCTACCTACCGAGTTGATTTTCGAAATTCTGCTTCGGCTACCAGTGAAATCTCTACTTCCCTTAAAAAGGGTTTGTAAGTCATGGTCCTCTATTATTTCCGATCCCCAATTTGCTAAATCCCATTTTGACCTGAATGCTGCACCCACTGATCGTCTTATTCTTCGATTTCTCGATGAGGATGGTAATAGAGTTGAATCCTTTGATCTAGCTTCATCACTTGACGACCGTGTCACCGTCAAAACCCACCATGTCCCGTCTCCATCCATGTGGTGTAATCACAACCCTTTACATTACTTAGGTTCTTGCAGGGGTTTTATGCTTTTAGCCTATGAACATACCGGTGATGTCATTGTGTGGAATCCAACAACCGGTTTCGATAAACAAGTTCCAGATATAGACCTTGGGTTCATGTTTAGCTATCTTTGTGGTTTTGGGTATGAAAGTTCAACTGATGACTATTTTATAGTTGTTATAACCCTGTATCGATCTTTCCTCCCGGAAACTCAAATGCGATGTTTTTCTCTGAAAAGTGATTCATGGTGTGACACTAGGTATGTTAATGTTCATTATATGGATTATGGACATGATTCTAAACATGGGGTCTTCTTGAATGACTCTCTTCATTGGCTGGTCATTTATAAGGATTCAAAGCTTCCTGTAGTTATTGCCTTTGATCTGGGGAAAAAGAGTTTATTGGAAATTCTTTTGCCACCTGAATTAGCGATGAAGTTGACACGGAAAGTGTATTATTTGAGGGTTCTGGGAGGATGCCTCAGTCTGTGTTACTCAGGTGGAAGAGGTTGGCATGAGAGGGCTGAGATATGGGTCATGAAAGAAAAAGTGCAATCTTCTTGGACCAAGGCTTTTGTTATGACTAATTCTTGTGACGTTCCTTGCAACCACTTTTATCCACTATGCTTCAATGAACGTGGTCGAGTTGTTGGAACAAATGGCAGAGGAAGATTGATAAAATTTAATGCCAAGGGAATAGTGCTTGAGCATCTCAAATATAATCGGGAGTACAAACATGTTCAAAAGTATTTTGAAATGTATAGAGAGAGTCTTCTGTTTTTCCCTGGTGAGGAACGATTCTATTGTGTAACTGAAGATGAGGGAAGTGAAGATGCAGAAAAGAAAACAATTGAAGATGAGGAAGCAACTGTAGGTGAGGAGGCGAAAGCAACTGAAGATGAGTATGCAAGTGAAGATGAGTATGCAACTGAAGATGAGTATGACTCTGAAGAGGAGTATTCAACCGACGAGGAGTATTCAACTGGAGATGAGTATGCaactgaagatgaggaagaggaagcaACTGATGATGAGGATGGAATTGAAGAAGACGAAACAACTGACGACGAGGAAGAGAACTAA
- the LOC130746756 gene encoding F-box/kelch-repeat protein At3g23880-like, which produces MIKQIKDQEIANTKEMENEKMKNLTLPLPSLCAMDMENQNQNENYPSTAEPSNVGNKKEKKLSLPHELIVEILLRLPVRSLLRFRRVCKSWSSLIISDTHFAKSHFDLNAAPTDRLLLRFLDEDSGRVQSFDLASSLHDRSTVKTLSVPPPSMLCNHNPLYFLGSCRGFMLLAYQQSDDIIVWNPTTGFHQQLPDIDYDFMFLFISGFGYDRSSDDYFVVVITLYRPQTEIHCFSLKSESWCDLKYVNIHFHDCEDHSGPGPKAGVFLNDYLHWLVVDMDTELPVVIAFDLGEKSLSEISLSSELAAELARKVYYLRVLGGCLSLCYSGGRDVHERAEIWVMKEYKVQSSWTKAFVLTNSCEVPCKHFYPICFIEGGGVVGTNGSERLMKFNAKGKLLEHLKYGVKRKHRQKYFHMYRESLLFFPGEQQHLCVTEDEEAAEGEKAKATPDEDASEDEYASEDEYSSTEDEEEEATEDEDATGDEEEN; this is translated from the coding sequence atgataaaacaaataaaagacCAAGAAATTGCTAACACAAAGGAAATGGAGAacgagaagatgaagaatctcaCTCTACCTCTTCCCTCTCTTTGTGCCATGGACATggagaaccagaaccagaacgaGAACTACCCATCTACTGCTGAACCAAGCAACGTGGGGaacaagaaggagaagaaactcAGTCTTCCCCATGAGTTGATCGTTGAAATTCTGCTTCGGCTACCGGTGAGATCTCTACTACGCTTTCGAAGGGTTTGTAAGTCATGGTCCTCTCTCATTATTTCCGATACCCATTTCGCAAAATCCCATTTTGACCTGAATGCTGCACCCACTGATCGTCTTCTTCTTCGATTTCTCGATGAGGATAGCGGTAGAGTTCAATCCTTTGATCTAGCTTCATCACTTCATGACCGTTCAACTGTCAAAACCCTCAGTGTCCCACCTCCATCCATGTTGTGTAATCACAACCCTTTGTATTTCTTAGGTTCATGCAGGGGGTTTATGCTTTTAGCCTATCAGCAAAGCGATGATATCATTGTGTGGAATCCAACAACCGGTTTCCATCAACAACTTCCAGATATAGACTATGATTTCATGTTTCTGTTTATATCTGGGTTTGGGTATGACAGATCATCTGATGACTACTTTGTTGTTGTTATAACACTGTATCGTCCTCAAACTGAAATCCATTGTTTTTCTTTGAAAAGTGAATCATGGTGTGACCTTAAATATGTTAATATTCATTTTCATGATTGTGAGGATCATTCCGGACCCGGGCCCAAAGCCGGGGTATTCTTGAATGACTATCTTCATTGGCTGGTCGTTGATATGGATACAGAGCTTCCTGTAGTTATTGCCTTTGATCTGGGAGAAAAGAGTTTATCGGAGATTTCTCTGTCGTCTGAATTAGCAGCGGAATTGGCACGGAAAGTGTATTATTTAAGGGTTCTGGGAGGATGCCTCAGTCTGTGTTACTCAGGTGGACGTGATGTGCATGAGAGGGCTGAGATATGGGTCATGAAAGAATATAAAGTGCAATCTTCTTGGACCAAGGCTTTTGTTTTGACTAATTCTTGTGAGGTTCCTTGCAAACACTTTTATCCAATATGCTTCATTGAAGGTGGTGGAGTTGTCGGAACAAATGGCAGTGAAAGATTGATGAAATTTAATGCCAAGGGAAAGCTGCTTGAGCATCTCAAATATGGTGTGAAGCGCAAACATcgtcaaaaatattttcatatgtaTAGAGAGAGTCTGCTGTTTTTCCCTGGTGAGCAACAACATCTTTGTGTAACTGAAGATGAGGAAGCAGCTGAAGGTGAGAAAGCAAAAGCAACTCCAGATGAGGATGCTAGTGAAGATGAGTATGCATCAGAAGATGAGTATTCAAGtactgaagatgaggaagaggaagcaactgaagatgaggatgcaACTGGCGACGAGGAAGAGAACTGA
- the LOC130746733 gene encoding F-box/kelch-repeat protein At3g23880-like isoform X1: MNPSQPHESLSAAESSNVENKKEKKNLTLPTELIDEILLRLPVRSLLRFRRVCKSWFSLISDPQFAKSHFDLNAAPTDRLLLGFLDKDRERVESFDLASSLHDRSTLKALYVPPPSDFSIPCRHNPLFFFGSCRGFLLLAYESTGDIIVWNPTTGFHKEIPDRGLMFIYLCGFGYDSSSDDYFVVIITPFRTYFPETEMHCFSLKTGSWCDIRYVNVHYMEYGHDSRRGVFMNGSLHWLVIYKDTKLPVVIAFDLGEKSLSEIHLSSELAAELTRKVYYLRVLGGCLSLCYAGASGETAEIWVMKEYKVQSSWTKAFVITNSCDVPCKHFYPICFNEGSGVVGTNGRGRLMKFNAKGKLLEHLKYGRKYKQTQMYFEMYREMLFFPGEDRFHCVTEDEGSEDAEEETIEDEKATGGEEARATEDEYATEDEYYSEEEYSTGDEYATEDEEEEATEDDDGIEEDETTDDEEEN; this comes from the coding sequence ATGAACCCCTCTCAGCCTCACGAGTCTCTATCTGCTGCTGAATCAAGCAACGTGGAGaacaagaaggagaagaagaacctCACTCTACCTACCGAGTTGATCGATGAAATTCTGCTTCGGTTACCGGTGAGATCTCTACTGCGCTTTAGAAGGGTTTGTAAGTCATGGTTCTCTCTCATTTCCGATCCCCAGTTTGCAAAATCCCATTTCGACTTAAATGCTGCACCCACTGATCGTCTTCTTCTTGGATTTCTTGATAAGGATAGAGAGAGAGTTGAATCCTTTGATCTAGCTTCATCACTTCACGACCGTTCCACTCTCAAAGCCCTCTATGTCCCACCTCCATCGGATTTCTCGATTCCTTGTAGACACAACCCTTTGTTTTTCTTCGGTTCTTGCAGGGGTTTTCTGCTTTTAGCCTATGAGAGTACTGGTGATATCATTGTGTGGAATCCAACAACCGGTTTCCATAAAGAAATTCCAGACCGTGGGTTAATGTTTATCTATCTATGTGGTTTTGGGTATGACAGCTCGTCCGATGACTACTTTGTTGTTATTATAACACCGTTTAGAACATACTTTCCTGAAACTGAAATGCATTGTTTTTCTTTGAAAACTGGTTCATGGTGTGACATTAGGTATGTTAATGTTCATTATATGGAGTATGGACATGATTCTAGACGTGGGGTGTTTATGAATGGCTCTCTTCATTGGCTGGTCATTTATAAGGATACAAAGCTTCCTGTAGTTATTGCCTTTGATCTGGGGGAAAAGAGTTTATCGGAGATTCATTTGTCATCTGAATTAGCAGCGGAGTTGACACGGAAAGTGTATTATTTGAGGGTACTGGGAGGATGTCTCAGTCTGTGTTACGCAGGTGCCAGTGGTGAGACGGCTGAGATATGGGTCATGAAAGAATATAAAGTGCAATCTTCTTGGACCAAGGCTTTTGTTATCACTAATTCTTGTGACGTTCCTTGCAAACACTTTTATCCAATATGCTTCAATGAAGGTAGTGGAGTTGTTGGAACAAATGGCAGAGGAAGATTGATGAAATTTAATGCCAAGGGAAAACTGCTTGAGCATCTCAAATATGGTCGGAAGTACAAACAGACTCAAATGTATTTTGAAATGTATAGAGAGATGCTGTTTTTCCCTGGTGAGGATCGATTCCATTGTGTAACTGAAGATGAGGGGAGTGAAGATGCGGAAGAGGAAACAATTGAAGATGAGAAAGCAACTGGAGGTGAGGAAGCGAGAGCAACTGAAGATGAGTATGCAACTGAAGATGAGTATTACTCTGAAGAGGAGTATTCAACTGGAGATGAGTATGCaactgaagatgaggaagaggaagcaactgaagatgatgatggaatTGAAGAAGACGAAACAACTGACGACGAGGAAGAGAACTAA